The Geotoga petraea DNA window ATGTAAGAGAGGTTATAAATGAAATATTTGACAAAGAATCTTTCTTTGAAATACAACCTCACTTTGCTAAAAATATAGTTATTGGATTTTCCAGATTAGGTGGAAAGTCTGTAGGAATAGTTGCAAACCAACCGAATATTTTAGCTGGTTCTTTAGATATTAACGCATCTGATAAAGCTTCAAGATTTATTAGATTCTGTGATGCTTTTAATATACCTGTTATTACCTTTGTTGACACTCCAGGATTTCTACCAGGAGTAGGACAAGAACACGGAGGCATCATTAGACATGGAGCTAAATTGCTGTATGCATATTCAGAGGCAAGTGTTCCTAAAATTTCTGTTATTTTAAGAAAATCTTATGGTGGTGCTTATATAGCTATGTCATCACAACACCTTGGAGCAGATTTTGTTTTTGCCTGGCCTACTGCAGAAATCGCAGTAATGGGACCTGAGGGAGCTGCAAACATTATTTTTGCAAAAGATATTAAAAGCTCTGATAATCCCGAATTAAAAAGACAAGAAAAAATTGAAGAGTACAAAGACAGATTTGCTAATCCTTATGAAGCAGCAGCAAGAGGATATATAGAAGATATAATCGATCCTATAGAAACAAGAAGAAAATTAATGAACGCTTTAACAATGGCTGAAAACAAAGCAGAAGCAAAACCTGCTAAAAAGCATGGAAACATACCTTTATAATTGGAGGGTATTAGATGAATAATGTTGGTTTAATAACAATTAGCGGAATATTTACTGTTTTTACTGTTTTAATTATTTTAATGATTGTTTATTATCTATTTGGTTACTTTGCAAATAGAAACAGTAAAAATAAAGATCATATAAAAAATATTCCGACACCAAAAGAAACAAATAAAAATCCTGAACCAATTTCTAAATTAGAAAACCTTGAATCAAAAAATTCAGATGAAGAAATTGCAGCGATATCTGGAGCTATTTACTCTATTATAGATAGTTCAAAATACAAAATAAAGAGTATAAACAAAAGTAAAAATGTTAGAAAAGTGAATAATTCAAGATGGGGATCTGTTCCCCCAGTTAACACTTGGAGAACAAATAGATAACGGAGGGATATAAATTGTCTAGAATATTTAAAGTAAAGGTAAATGGGAAATCATATGATGTTGAAGTTGAAGAAGTTGAATCAAATTCTTCAAACAAGAAGCCTGATCAAGAATCAAAACCTGAGCCCAATCAAGAAGTCAAAAAAACTGTTCCTACACCTTCACCAGTAAGAAATGAAGAAACAAAAGAGCCTGCGCCAGCTCCATCTTCTGACGGAAGTGAAAAAGAAGTTTTAGCTCCGTTACCAGGTGTGGTAATAGATATTAAAGTTAGAGTTGGAGACAAAGTAAATCCAGGAGATAAGTTAATGGTAATAGAAGCAATGAAAATGGAAAATGAAATCCCTTCAGAATTTACAGGAGTAGTGGATAAAATACTTGTAAGTAAAGGCGATAACGTTGACGGAGATGAGCCGGTAATAATTTTAAAATAAAATAGAACGTTTGAAATTGGGAATAGAAATCTATTCCCAATTTTTTATATGTTATTATTATCTTGCTTTTTTACAAACAAACTTAAAATTAAGCCTAAAACAAAACTCCATACCGCAGCAAGCGTAATTTGCCAATCACTTGGAAGAGCAAAAGTTATCGTATGAGCAGGTATCCAGAACCATATCAAAGTTAATAGAGCTCCTTTTAATCCTTCCTTTGGAACTCTTATTTTAAATCGTAACAAGTTGTCTAAGAACCTATGCCCTATTACCAACCATGGACCAAACATGGCATTTGTAAATACTGATTTGAAAAACGCGTTGTAGAATTCCCCGTCAGGCAAGTACCCTATATTTGTGAGGTGTTCTACAAATCCGGTAAATCCAGAAAAAACAAATTTAATAGCAATTCCAAGTATTCCCCAAACAAAAATTGATCCAATTGTCTTTAATATCGAAATCTTTTTTTTCGATAAAATGTTAGCGGCTATCTCACCTAAAGTTCCCAAAATTGCAAACTGAACAAAAGCTGATAAAAATGGATTTTCAAAAAACATTTAATTACCCCTTTCTGTAACTATCTTTTTTAATTTTCCAATCTTCTCTTCTTCACCAAGAACTATTAAAACATCGCCATTGGTTACTTTAGTTTCAGCCCTTGGATTGAATATATTTTTATTTTCTTTTTTTTGAATTGATATAACTATAAGGTTGACCAAAGATGGTAAAGAAATTTCTTTTAAAGTTTTATTAACCATCCAAGATTTTTCTGGAATTTCAACTTCTTCTAATTGTAATTCTTTGTTTGCAGCTCTTGTTACAGTTTCAAGAAATGTAACAACATTTGGCTGGGTAGCCATATATGCAAGCCTATTTCCAGATATTTCAGATTCCACTAATATTCTATCTATTCCTGCATATTCTAATTTTTTAACAGATTCAGGTTCGTTTGCCTTTGCTATAACCTTTATGTCCTTGTTTATTGTTTTAGCAGTTAAAACTGCGAACAAGTTGTCCACATCAGAAGGTAGGGTTAATATTATTGTAGATGCCTTCTCCATTCCAGCTTTTATCATTACATTTTCATCTTTTATTTCTCCTTGGCAAAAAAGAATGTCTTCCCCAAGCTCTTGTTTTAGTTGTTCTAATCTTTCCATGTTTTTATCTATTACCACAAAATCCTTATGAGATTTTAGAAGATTCCTACAAACAAAAGCCCCTGTTTTACCAGCTCCAATTACTATAAAATGTTTATCCAGATTAGCTATTTTTTTCATTCTTTTTCTTACCCCCATAATATTTTTCATTTCCCCTTCAACAATGAAAGACGTTAGTTGTGATAAAGCATAAACTCCAACTGTAATGCCACTTAATATTATAAAAATAGTGAAGACTTTTGTTGACATACTAATCCCTTCTGGGATTGTATAACCAACTGTACTTAGAGTTACAATTGTAAAAAATAAAGATTCAGTAAATTCCCAATTTTCCAAAATCATGTACCCCGATGTCCCCACAACAAAAACTAAAAATATTATCAATATTGAGAAAATAAATCTTCTCAATTTTTGAATATAAATCTCCAATTTAATCATTCCTTATTATAATTTGTAGTCACTTATATTATAATATAAATACAATTAAAATGATAGATTTATTTTCTTTATTTATCTTTACATTAAAATATGTTATTTTTTGGTTAATATTATAAAACTCAACATATTTTTTGTTATAATTGTCAAGGTATATATCCCGCTCAGAAATGGGCTAATTCCAAGGGAGGAGGTGCAACAATGGCTAGAGAGAGATTCTACGAAACAATGATCGTTATCAAACCTACCCTTTCAGAAGAAGAAAGAACTAATTTAACTGAAAAGGTAAAAGGTTGGATAACAGATACTGTTGATGGAACTATCGAAGAAGAAAAAAGATGGGGTTTGAGAAAATTTGCTTACAGAACTCAAAAAGAAAACTTAAACGAAGGTGACTACACATATTTTGTGTATAAAGCTAACCCTGAAAAAATCAACACTTTAGACGAAAGATTCCATATTACACAAGATATAGTTAGACATCTAACTATAAGAAGAGAAGATTTAGACAAAAAAGCTAAATCAAAAGAATCAAATATAACTGTAGAAGAACCAGTATCCGAAGAAAATTCAGCGGAGTGATTATAAATGTCTATTGCGTATAACAAGATAATTCTTGTCGGAAGACTTACAAGAGATCCAGAAGTAAGGTCAACTGTTAGTGGTTCTAATGTTGCCAATTTTTCATTAGCCGTTGACAGACAATCTAAAAACAATAATGACGTTGATTTTATCAATATAGTTGCTTTTGGAAGACAAGCTGATTTTGCAAGTAACTATCTTTCTAAAGGAAAGCTTATTCTTGTTGAAGGACAATTAAGAATTAACAAATGGACTGATAGAAATGATGTGAAAAGAGAATCTGCTGAAGTTTGGGCTAATAGAATGACCTTTATGGAAACAAAAAAGGCTCAAATGGAGAGTCAATCTTATGACGATATGAACATTGAAGTTGAAGAAGGGTACTCAAACAATAATGATAAAAAGAAGAACGCTATTCAAGATATAGATGATGAATCGTTTTCAGACGAAATGCCTGGGTTCGATGAAGATCCATTTGGAGATATTGAGAGCGATTTAAGCTCTGACGATAATCCATTATAGGATGATGGAGGTGAAATTTAATGGCATATAGAAGAAAGAGAAGAAGAGTAAAAAAATGTAAATTATGTTCAATGAAAGTTAACTACATTGATTATAAAGACTTAAATTTATTATCTGATTATATAAACGAAAAAGGTAAAATATTACCAAAAAGAGTCACAGGGAACTGTTCAAAACATCAAAGATTATTAAGACAAGCTATTCATAGATCAAGACATGTAATGTTATTACCTTACACAACAGATCAATAATAATTTGCGGGAGGCTATTGCCTCCCGTTTGTATTAGTTTAACTCATATGGTAAAATATTTAGGGAGGTGTTGGAATGAAAGTTTTACTACTTAAAGATGTTAAAAATCTTGGAAATAAAAATGAGATTGTAGATGTTTCAGATGGGTACGCAAGAAACTATCTTTTGCCAAAAGGATTTGCAACAGAAGCAGGATCGGGAAAAATAAAACACATAAAAGACATGAAAAAGGTGGAAAAAAAGAAAAAGGAAAACCAAAGAAAAACTTCAGAAGATTTGTTGGAAAAATTACAATCTCACACCTATGAGATAAAAGCAAATGCTGGAGAAAATGGTAAACTTTTTGGAGCTATCACTTCAAAGGATTTAACAAAAAGAATAAAAGAAGTCGCAGGAATTGATTTTGATAAAAAATGGTTTAACGAAAAAATTAATATAAAAGAATTAGGGAAGCATATTATAAGGGTAAAACTGCCCCAAAATGTTAAAGGCGAAATAAAAATTAACGTTATTCCAATTAAATAAACGGTGGTTTTTAAACCACCGCATTTTTTTAGGAGTGAACAATTTTGGAATTTATCATAAAATCAAAGGCATTATATACCACTTGGATCTATTATAAACCTGATAGAATTTTGTTTGACTGTGGAGAAGGCATTAGTGCTAAATTGGGTAATAAGATTTATGGTATAGAAAAAATATTTCTTTCCCACTCTCATATTGATCATATTGCTGGACTTTGGGGACTAATTAATACAAGAAACAACGCAATGGGTTCAAGAGAAAAGGATTTAACAATATATTATCCAGAAAATTCTAGGCAAATTGAATCATATTTAAAGTTTATCTTAGACTCAAACAATCATTTAAGATATAAATTAGATATAATGCCTTTATCTCTTTTTGATAAAATTGGTTTAAAGAATGGTAGATTCATTGAACCGTTTAAGACTTTACATACCCCTGCCGAAAAATCTTATGGTTATAGAATAATAGAAAGAAGAAACAAATTAAAAGAAAAATACCAATCTTTTTCACAAAATGAAATAATAGATATTGTAAAAAAATATGGACGTGAAGAATTGAACGATTATTATGAAGCAAATATTTTGACTGTTTCTGGTGATTCACTGCCTATTTCACCAGAGATAGCAAATTCAGCTGAAACGTTAATACATGAATGTACTTTTTTTGTTGAAGAAGACAGAAAAATAAGAAATCACACTTCTTTAAATGAATTAAAAGAATTGATAAGAAAAAGTAATCCAAAAAGAGTTATAATTTATCATGTATCAAGTAGATATAATTCTTTAATTAGAATAAATGAGAGCTTACTTAGAGAAGAATTCCCTAATATTGATATAAGTATCATACACCCTGAAAAAACTCATAAATTATAATTTTTTAATCTTGGTTTATCAAAGGAGGGAGTATTATGCCACAATGGGCTTTTTGGATAATACTATCAGTAATATTTGGTTTCGTTGAAATAATATCACCAACATTTTTCTTTTTCTGGTTCGCAATAGGTGCCTTAGTATCAGGAGTAGTTTCTCTGTTTATAGAATCTTTTACATTGAACTTAGCTATTTTTATAATTGTTTCTTTATTATTGTGGATCTCAACAAGAAAAATTGTATCAAGATGGTATAAAAACTCTTCCCCAAACAAGCTTTATTTGGATACTCTTGAGGGTAGAGAAGGGGTTATTAGAGCCATTGATAATGAAGGTAAAATGATCGTAAATATTAAAGGAGATCAATGGAGAGCTTATAGTGAAGATGATTCTCAAGAACTCAATGTTGGAGATAAAATAAAAGTAACAAAAAAATCTGGAAATATAATCTATGTTAAAAAAATAGATAAGGGAGAATAATCATGTCAATGTATGTATTAATTATACTTGCTTTATTTTTGATTTTCATCGTTTCTGGTAGTTTGAAAATTGTAAGACCTTATGAAAAAGGTCTTGTAGAAAGACTTGGTAGATATCACAGAACTGTTGAATCTGGATTGAACTTTATAGTTCCTTTTGTTGAAAGAATTACAAAAATTGACATTAGGGAAACTGTTATAGACGTCCCACCTCAAGAAGTTATTACCAATGATAACGTTATAGTAACTGTAGATGCTGTAATATACTATGAAATTACAGATGTTTACAGAGTAATTTATAATGTTGGAGATTTCTCTTCAGCTGCAGTTAAATTAGCACAAACAAATCTAAGAAATGTAATTGGTGAGCTCGAACTTGACCAAACACTAACTTCGAGAGAAAGAATAAACACAAAATTAAGGGAAGTTTTGGATGATGCAACTGATAAATGGGGTGTAAAAGTAACAAGAGTTGAAATCAAAAAAATAGACCCACCAGATGATATTATGGATGCTATGAGTAGACAGATGAAAGCTGAAAGAATGAAAAGAGCAGCTATTTTAGAATCTGAAGGTTATAAACAATCAGAAATTAAAAAAGCTGAAGGTGACAAAACAGCTGCAATACTTAAAGCAGAAGGTCAAGCAGAATCTGTTAAGAGAGTAGCAGACGCGGAAAAATATAAACTTACTGAAGAAGCTGCTGGTAGAGCAAATGCGATTGAGAAAGTGTTCAAAGCAATTCATGAAGGTAATCCAACTCAAGATCTTATTACAATAAGATACCTTGATGCTTTAAAAGACATTTCTAATGGACAAGCAAGTAAGATTTTCTTGCCTTATGAAATATCAGGTGTTTTAGGTTCTGTTTCAGCTATGTTCGAAGCAACAAAAACTGATTTGCAAAATAAAAATGAAAACAAAGAAAATAAAAAATAATGGTGATTAAATGTTTTTATATTCTATTATTATAAATTTAATAGCTGCAATAATTGCGTATTTTATTATGAAATATGCTACTATTCAAAATCTCAAAATACCTAACATAGTTGAGTATTTTTCTATATATGGATTAACTAGTATATCTTTAATTTTAATCTACATCAAAGGATTTTATAATAATGCTTTACTTTTAGAGATGTTAATTACTTTCATTTATATTTTGTATTATTTAAGATCTATTGATTCGTCCAGGAAAAAATACCATGAGAGATTTAGATCTATGATATTATCTTTTGGATATACAAGAAGTAGTTATTTTGAATCTTTTTTATCAAAAAAGATAATAAACAAAATTCTTGAAAGTTTTTTTTATGGAGTTGGAATTCATTTTTTATTTAATGTTTTATTGATGGATTTTCATGATGAATTGAATATACTTACAATTATTATACCTACTATATTTTTCTTTATTTCTTCATTAATGAAAACTCTTAAGACAGGAAAATTATACAAAGTTGTAAAGTAGACTAAATATATCGGAGTTATAATACCTATGTAGGGTATTAAATAATTAAATAATGGAGGTTATATAATGGCTTTATTAGATGACAACACAAGAGAACAGGTAAAAGATTTACTTTCAAAAATGGAAAATAACGTAAAATTTGTTTTATTTCAGGGAGAAAATGAATATTCAAAAGTAACAGGTGAATTATTAAATGAATTGAAAGAAGTAGAACCTAAAATAGAATTAGAAATGTTGAATATTGACGACCCAAAAGCTGATGTTTATGACATTGAAAAAGATTTAACCCCAGCCATTGTTTTATTAGATAAAGATAATAATGACAACGGAATAAGGTTCTATGGAATCCCTTCTGGTCACGAATTTTCTACTTTATTACAAGACATACTTTCAGTATCGTCAGGAAACAGAGTAGACTTTTCTGAAGAAACACAAAATAAGATCAAAACAATTGATAAAAAAATGAGAATTAGAGTATTCATAACTCCAACATGTCCATACTGTCCAAAAGCTGTATTTTCTGGACATCAATCAGCTTTATTAAATGATAATATTATCGGAGAGATGATTGAAGCTAACGAGTTTGGTCCACTTTCTTCAGAACATGGTGTAAGCTCAGTTCCTCATACTGTTATTGAAATATTCAATGGCGATGAATGGGAAAAATCTGGTGAATTTATTGGGGCTTATCCAGAGCAACAATTCATCGATGAATTAATGAAAGCGGTAGGATAATAGATAACAACAATTGGTGGCCTTTTTAGGCCACTTTTTTAAAGGAGGACGTTAAATGTTTTTCGACATGGGTACTGCAAACAAAAAACAAGAGATAAAAGATAATTACGACATAGTTATCATTGGCGGTGGCCCGGCTGGTATTTCAGCTGGAATTTATGCCGTTCAAGGTGGGCTTAAACCTTTAATTATTGAAAAAACTGTTGAAGGCGGGCAAATGAACTTCACAGAATTAGTAGAAAATTATCCTGGGTTTAAATCAATTGAAGGCTCTGAAATTGCTGAAAAGTTTGGCGATCACGCAAAACACTATGGAGTTGATTTTCATTTTTCAACAGTAACGAAAATAGTAAATAATGAAGAAAATAAAATTGTTAAAACTGATGATGGAAAGGTTATAAATACAAAAGTTATTATTATAGCAACAGGGGCAAACCCTAAACCATTAGGAGCAGAAGGAGAAAAAGATTTCTTTGGAAAGGGAATTTCTTATTGTGCATCTTGTGATGGACATTTCTTTAAAGACCAAAAGGTTGCAGTAATTGGTGGAGGTAATACAGCTTTAGAAGAATCATTATATTTAGCAAAAATAGCCAAAGAAGTAGTGATAATACATAGAAGAGATAAACTTAGAGCAGATAAATTATATCAAGATAGAGCTATGGCATTAGACAATGTCACTTTTAAATTTGACTCAGAGGTCGTTGCTTTTAAAGGAGATAAAAAATTAAAAACTCTATCAATAAAAGATAAAAAAGAGAATAAAGTGTACGATGAAGATTTTGATGGGGCATTTGCTTTTATAGGCCATGTTCCAGCAACGGGATTTTTAGGTGATATGTTAAAAACTGATTCAAGGGGTTATATTGAAACTGACCAAAATATGGAAACTAATTTAAAAGGAATATACGCTGTCGGAGATGTTAGGAATACTATCTTAAGACAAGTTGTAACTGCTGTTGCAGATGGAGCTATTGCCGCTTCACACGCTGTAAGAGAATATTTTTAATAATATTAATATTTAAAGAGGCTTTGAGGCCTCTTTTTTATTTTTTCTATTCTTAATTAAAATGTATTTATTATGTAAATTGTAAATATGTTAATAGATATAAAATATAAATAATAAAAATATAAGGGGTGGTAATTTTGTTTAATGAAGCATTAACTTTTGATGATGTACTCTTACTGCCAAAGTATTCTGATATAGTTCCTAGCCAAGTAAATACAAGGACGAGATTGGTTAAAGACATATATTTAAACGTTCCTTTTTTATCTGCTGCAATGGATACAGTTACCGAAACAAGAATGGCAAAAGCTGTTGCAAGGGAAGGCGCTGCTGGTGTTATACACAAAAATATGCCTATTGAAGAACAAGCTTACAAAGTTTCAAAGGTAAAAAGAGCCGAAAATGGAGTTATCACGGATCCTATAACCATTTCTCCAGATACAAAAATAAAAGAAGCTGAGCAATTAATGAAAGAATACAAAATTGGAGGGTTACCCGTAGTTGATAAATACAATAAACTTTTAGGTATACTAACCAATAGAGATATAAGATTTGAAAGAAATTCTACTAAACAAGCTAAAGAATTGATGACAAACTATAGAAATCTTGTTGTTGCTGGACCTCAAATTGGATTAGAAAAAGCAAAAGAAATATTACACGAGAATAAAATAGAAAAGTTACCTATAGTAGACAAAAACAACAAAATCATAGGTTTGATAACTATAAAAGACGTAATGGCTGTAATAGAAAAACCTCTTGCTTCAAGAGATAAAAAAGGTCGTTTGATTGTTGGCGCTGCTATCGGTGTTTCTGACGGACTTGAAAGAGCTAAAAAATTAATAGAAAGTGGGGTGGATTTTTTAGTTCTTGATTCTGCACATGGACATTCCAGTAATATAATTAATCTTTTGAAAAAATTGAAAGATTATGATAAAAACACCCCTATAATAGTTGGAAATATAGCAACTAAAGAAGCTGCAATAGATTTAATAAACGTTGGAGCAGACGCTCTAAAAGTAGGTATTGGCCCTGGATCAATTTGTACAACAAGAATCGTTGCTGGAATAGGTGTACCACAGTTAACAGCTATAATGAATGTTAATTCTGTTGCTAAAGAAAATAATATACCAATAATAGCTGATGGAGGCATAAGATTTTCCGGCGATATAGTAAAAGCATTGGCCGCTGGAGCATCTACTGTTATGATGGGAAGTATTTTTGCTGGTACTGAGGAAGCCCCAGGAGAAACCATTATTTATAATGGTAGAAAATTTAAAACATACCGAGGGATGGGGTCTATAAGTGCAATGAAAAAAGGATCCAAAGACAGATATTTCCAAGATGATGTAGAAGAAGTAGATAAATTAGTGCCTGAAGGTGTCGAGGGTATGGTTGCTTTCAAGGGAGAAGTAGCTGACTTAATACACCAACTACTTGGTGGTGTAAAATCTGGTATGGGATACATAGGAGCAGGGAATTTAAATGAACTTTTAGAAAAAGCGGAATTTGTAAAAATTTCTCCTTCTGGGATGAAAGAAAGCCACGCACATGATATTAAAATTACTAAAGAATCACCTAATTATTTTTTATCTGGGAATTAAATTTAACCTATCTTGTTAATTTATTTCTTTTTATATTAAATTTTCTTGACATTTTTTAATTTTATATGTATAATTGTGTTAAAAGGGGGTGACTGTATGGAAAATATAGTTGAAGACCTAAACGAATTGATTGATATTAGACACATTATTGATGCATATGTGAGTTTTAAAGAAACAAAGTACAAAATACCATACAGCGAGATATTTCTAAACACCAATATAGAAAAATCTGTTAAAGACATTTTGGAAAAAGAAGAGGGCTTCTTTATAAAAAATTCTGAAATAGCAAAATACTATAAAAAATCAAAATATGAAACAATCGATGTTGGTGATTTGTTTTTGCTTATGGAAAAATTTGAACAACTTGGTTTCAAATTAGATTATCTATTTTCAAGAGATAATAATGAACTTTTTTTAAAAGCAATAAAAACTGATGACATCAATAAAAATACTAACGATTCTTTGGAGTGAATTTTTAATGACTATTAGCAGAAAATTCATTTTAAAGGGCAGGGTGCAAGGTGTTGGTTTCAGATTTTTTGCAACAAAAAACGCAAATGCTTTAGGAATAAAAGGTACAGTTAAAAATCTTACGAATGGGAATGTAGAAATTTTTGCGAAAGGTGAAGATTCAAAGATAGAACAATTCAAAGCTAAATTGATAAAGGGAAATTCTTTTTCAAGAGTAGAAGACATTGAAGAATACGATGTTTCAAATGATGAAATTAATAATGATGACTTCCACGTTAGATATTAAAAATAGTGCTGAAAAAATCAGCACTATTTTATATATTTCTATTGTTGTCCTTGAGGATCAGTGGAACTAACAGCTTGTCTTGTCCCAAGTTTTTCATCTAAAGCCAATAAAGCTTGTACATTGTCTCCAATTAATTCTAATTTATTTTTTATATCTCCTGTGGTTTTTTCTTCTTCTACTTGTTCAGTTACAAACCATTGTAAAAAGTTATCCATCGCATGATCATTTTCTTCAATTGAAAGATCAACTAATTTATTAATTGAATCAGTTACAAATTCTTCGTGTTCTAAAGCATCCTTATACACTTCAAAAGCATTTGACCAATCATGTTTTGGTTCATCAATGGGTAGAAGTTTTACTTTACCACCTCTATCTAAAATAAAATCGTACATCTTTCTTGCATGAAGCATTTCTTCTTGAACTTGTGCATCCATCCAATTGGCAAATCCTTCTAAATTTTTTGAAACAAAATATGCTGCCATTGATTGATAAAGATAAGCAGAATATAATTCCTTATTCAATTGTTTGTTTAATGCATCTATTAATTTTTCTTTCATAGCCATATATAAAACCTCCTTAAATTTGATTTCTATTTATTAAAATTATAGCACAACATTATTTCATTCATAAAAAACTTTTTTTAATTTTTTTGGGTTTAATCTAAAATTCGTCCCTTTACCTTGGTGAAAATGGTGTTTTTCAAGAAGGTGTACTGACAGATCTGTAAAAATAATTTCTTCATCATTAGAAATATTTTTTACTATCACATTTATCTTTCTAAAAATTCC harbors:
- a CDS encoding OadG family protein, which translates into the protein MNNVGLITISGIFTVFTVLIILMIVYYLFGYFANRNSKNKDHIKNIPTPKETNKNPEPISKLENLESKNSDEEIAAISGAIYSIIDSSKYKIKSINKSKNVRKVNNSRWGSVPPVNTWRTNR
- a CDS encoding biotin/lipoyl-containing protein — translated: MSRIFKVKVNGKSYDVEVEEVESNSSNKKPDQESKPEPNQEVKKTVPTPSPVRNEETKEPAPAPSSDGSEKEVLAPLPGVVIDIKVRVGDKVNPGDKLMVIEAMKMENEIPSEFTGVVDKILVSKGDNVDGDEPVIILK
- a CDS encoding potassium channel family protein, with protein sequence MIKLEIYIQKLRRFIFSILIIFLVFVVGTSGYMILENWEFTESLFFTIVTLSTVGYTIPEGISMSTKVFTIFIILSGITVGVYALSQLTSFIVEGEMKNIMGVRKRMKKIANLDKHFIVIGAGKTGAFVCRNLLKSHKDFVVIDKNMERLEQLKQELGEDILFCQGEIKDENVMIKAGMEKASTIILTLPSDVDNLFAVLTAKTINKDIKVIAKANEPESVKKLEYAGIDRILVESEISGNRLAYMATQPNVVTFLETVTRAANKELQLEEVEIPEKSWMVNKTLKEISLPSLVNLIVISIQKKENKNIFNPRAETKVTNGDVLIVLGEEEKIGKLKKIVTERGN
- the rpsF gene encoding 30S ribosomal protein S6 produces the protein MARERFYETMIVIKPTLSEEERTNLTEKVKGWITDTVDGTIEEEKRWGLRKFAYRTQKENLNEGDYTYFVYKANPEKINTLDERFHITQDIVRHLTIRREDLDKKAKSKESNITVEEPVSEENSAE
- a CDS encoding single-stranded DNA-binding protein, coding for MSIAYNKIILVGRLTRDPEVRSTVSGSNVANFSLAVDRQSKNNNDVDFINIVAFGRQADFASNYLSKGKLILVEGQLRINKWTDRNDVKRESAEVWANRMTFMETKKAQMESQSYDDMNIEVEEGYSNNNDKKKNAIQDIDDESFSDEMPGFDEDPFGDIESDLSSDDNPL
- the rpsR gene encoding 30S ribosomal protein S18; translation: MAYRRKRRRVKKCKLCSMKVNYIDYKDLNLLSDYINEKGKILPKRVTGNCSKHQRLLRQAIHRSRHVMLLPYTTDQ
- the rplI gene encoding 50S ribosomal protein L9, which codes for MKVLLLKDVKNLGNKNEIVDVSDGYARNYLLPKGFATEAGSGKIKHIKDMKKVEKKKKENQRKTSEDLLEKLQSHTYEIKANAGENGKLFGAITSKDLTKRIKEVAGIDFDKKWFNEKINIKELGKHIIRVKLPQNVKGEIKINVIPIK
- a CDS encoding MBL fold metallo-hydrolase, translating into MEFIIKSKALYTTWIYYKPDRILFDCGEGISAKLGNKIYGIEKIFLSHSHIDHIAGLWGLINTRNNAMGSREKDLTIYYPENSRQIESYLKFILDSNNHLRYKLDIMPLSLFDKIGLKNGRFIEPFKTLHTPAEKSYGYRIIERRNKLKEKYQSFSQNEIIDIVKKYGREELNDYYEANILTVSGDSLPISPEIANSAETLIHECTFFVEEDRKIRNHTSLNELKELIRKSNPKRVIIYHVSSRYNSLIRINESLLREEFPNIDISIIHPEKTHKL
- a CDS encoding NfeD family protein, which codes for MPQWAFWIILSVIFGFVEIISPTFFFFWFAIGALVSGVVSLFIESFTLNLAIFIIVSLLLWISTRKIVSRWYKNSSPNKLYLDTLEGREGVIRAIDNEGKMIVNIKGDQWRAYSEDDSQELNVGDKIKVTKKSGNIIYVKKIDKGE
- a CDS encoding SPFH domain-containing protein, which produces MYVLIILALFLIFIVSGSLKIVRPYEKGLVERLGRYHRTVESGLNFIVPFVERITKIDIRETVIDVPPQEVITNDNVIVTVDAVIYYEITDVYRVIYNVGDFSSAAVKLAQTNLRNVIGELELDQTLTSRERINTKLREVLDDATDKWGVKVTRVEIKKIDPPDDIMDAMSRQMKAERMKRAAILESEGYKQSEIKKAEGDKTAAILKAEGQAESVKRVADAEKYKLTEEAAGRANAIEKVFKAIHEGNPTQDLITIRYLDALKDISNGQASKIFLPYEISGVLGSVSAMFEATKTDLQNKNENKENKK
- the pdo gene encoding protein disulfide oxidoreductase — protein: MALLDDNTREQVKDLLSKMENNVKFVLFQGENEYSKVTGELLNELKEVEPKIELEMLNIDDPKADVYDIEKDLTPAIVLLDKDNNDNGIRFYGIPSGHEFSTLLQDILSVSSGNRVDFSEETQNKIKTIDKKMRIRVFITPTCPYCPKAVFSGHQSALLNDNIIGEMIEANEFGPLSSEHGVSSVPHTVIEIFNGDEWEKSGEFIGAYPEQQFIDELMKAVG
- the trxB gene encoding thioredoxin-disulfide reductase is translated as MFFDMGTANKKQEIKDNYDIVIIGGGPAGISAGIYAVQGGLKPLIIEKTVEGGQMNFTELVENYPGFKSIEGSEIAEKFGDHAKHYGVDFHFSTVTKIVNNEENKIVKTDDGKVINTKVIIIATGANPKPLGAEGEKDFFGKGISYCASCDGHFFKDQKVAVIGGGNTALEESLYLAKIAKEVVIIHRRDKLRADKLYQDRAMALDNVTFKFDSEVVAFKGDKKLKTLSIKDKKENKVYDEDFDGAFAFIGHVPATGFLGDMLKTDSRGYIETDQNMETNLKGIYAVGDVRNTILRQVVTAVADGAIAASHAVREYF